A genomic window from Elaeis guineensis isolate ETL-2024a chromosome 3, EG11, whole genome shotgun sequence includes:
- the LOC105042408 gene encoding prolycopene isomerase, chloroplastic-like isoform X3 — MGVKDTVVPPNTDCHHFILEDDSANLEKPYGSIFLSIPTVLDSSLAPEGHHILHIFTTSCIENWKGLSLKDYEEKKELVANKIISRLENKLFPGLKSSIVLKESSIVLKEVGTPKTHRRFLAQDNGTYGPIPHSIPKVLLGMPFNTTAIDGLYCVGDSCFPGQGVIAVAFSGIMCAHRVTADIGHMSSGLTSFVMEQLTSQSG; from the exons ATGGGAGTCAAAGACACAGTTGTACCTCCTAATACAGATTGCCACCATTTCATTCTTGAG GATGACTCGGCTAACTTAGAGAAGCCCTATGGGAGCATTTTTCTGAGTATCCCAACAGTTCTTGATTCATCTTTGGCTCCAGAAGGACATCATATTCTTCACATTTTTACAACATCTTGCATAGAGAATTGGAAG GGCCTTTCCCTCAAAGACTATGAAGAGAAGAAGGAGCTCGTAGCTAATAAAATTATCAGCAGGCTTGAGAATAAACTCTTTCCAGGTCTCAAAAGCTCTATAGTGCTTAAAGAAAGCTCTATAGTGCTTAAAGAG GTGGGTACACCCAAAACTCACAGGAGATTTCTTGCTCAGGATAATGGTACCTATGGACCAATTCCACATAGTATACCAAAAGTTTTATTGGGAATGCCTTTTAATACAACA GCTATAGATGGTCTTTACTGTGTTGGGGATAGCTGTTTTCCTGGACAAGGAGTTATAGCTGTTGCCTTTTCAGGAATCATGTGTGCTCATAGAGTCACTGCAGATATtg GTCATATGAGTTCTGGGCTGACCAGTTTTGTCATGGAGCAATTGACATCACAGAGCGGATAG
- the LOC105042408 gene encoding prolycopene isomerase, chloroplastic-like isoform X6, translating to MGVKDTVVPPNTDCHHFILEDDSANLEKPYGSIFLSIPTVLDSSLAPEGHHILHIFTTSCIENWKGLSLKDYEEKKELVANKIISRLENKLFPGLKSSIVLKESSIVLKEAIDGLYCVGDSCFPGQGVIAVAFSGIMCAHRVTADIGT from the exons ATGGGAGTCAAAGACACAGTTGTACCTCCTAATACAGATTGCCACCATTTCATTCTTGAG GATGACTCGGCTAACTTAGAGAAGCCCTATGGGAGCATTTTTCTGAGTATCCCAACAGTTCTTGATTCATCTTTGGCTCCAGAAGGACATCATATTCTTCACATTTTTACAACATCTTGCATAGAGAATTGGAAG GGCCTTTCCCTCAAAGACTATGAAGAGAAGAAGGAGCTCGTAGCTAATAAAATTATCAGCAGGCTTGAGAATAAACTCTTTCCAGGTCTCAAAAGCTCTATAGTGCTTAAAGAAAGCTCTATAGTGCTTAAAGAG GCTATAGATGGTCTTTACTGTGTTGGGGATAGCTGTTTTCCTGGACAAGGAGTTATAGCTGTTGCCTTTTCAGGAATCATGTGTGCTCATAGAGTCACTGCAGATATtg GCACTTAG
- the LOC105042408 gene encoding prolycopene isomerase, chloroplastic-like isoform X1: MGVKDTVVPPNTDCHHFILEDDSANLEKPYGSIFLSIPTVLDSSLAPEGHHILHIFTTSCIENWKGLSLKDYEEKKELVANKIISRLENKLFPGLKSSIVLKESSIVLKEVGTPKTHRRFLAQDNGTYGPIPHSIPKVLLGMPFNTTAIDGLYCVGDSCFPGQGVIAVAFSGIMCAHRVTADIGLEKRSPVLDAALLWLLGCLRKMA, translated from the exons ATGGGAGTCAAAGACACAGTTGTACCTCCTAATACAGATTGCCACCATTTCATTCTTGAG GATGACTCGGCTAACTTAGAGAAGCCCTATGGGAGCATTTTTCTGAGTATCCCAACAGTTCTTGATTCATCTTTGGCTCCAGAAGGACATCATATTCTTCACATTTTTACAACATCTTGCATAGAGAATTGGAAG GGCCTTTCCCTCAAAGACTATGAAGAGAAGAAGGAGCTCGTAGCTAATAAAATTATCAGCAGGCTTGAGAATAAACTCTTTCCAGGTCTCAAAAGCTCTATAGTGCTTAAAGAAAGCTCTATAGTGCTTAAAGAG GTGGGTACACCCAAAACTCACAGGAGATTTCTTGCTCAGGATAATGGTACCTATGGACCAATTCCACATAGTATACCAAAAGTTTTATTGGGAATGCCTTTTAATACAACA GCTATAGATGGTCTTTACTGTGTTGGGGATAGCTGTTTTCCTGGACAAGGAGTTATAGCTGTTGCCTTTTCAGGAATCATGTGTGCTCATAGAGTCACTGCAGATATtg GGCTCGAAAAAAGGTCTCCAGTATTGGATGCTGCTCTTCTTTGGCTGCTTGGATGTTTGAGGAAAATGGCATAA
- the LOC105042408 gene encoding prolycopene isomerase, chloroplastic-like isoform X5: MGVKDTVVPPNTDCHHFILEDDSANLEKPYGSIFLSIPTVLDSSLAPEGHHILHIFTTSCIENWKGLSLKDYEEKKELVANKIISRLENKLFPGLKSSIVLKESSIVLKEAIDGLYCVGDSCFPGQGVIAVAFSGIMCAHRVTADIGLEKRSPVLDAALLWLLGCLRKMA; the protein is encoded by the exons ATGGGAGTCAAAGACACAGTTGTACCTCCTAATACAGATTGCCACCATTTCATTCTTGAG GATGACTCGGCTAACTTAGAGAAGCCCTATGGGAGCATTTTTCTGAGTATCCCAACAGTTCTTGATTCATCTTTGGCTCCAGAAGGACATCATATTCTTCACATTTTTACAACATCTTGCATAGAGAATTGGAAG GGCCTTTCCCTCAAAGACTATGAAGAGAAGAAGGAGCTCGTAGCTAATAAAATTATCAGCAGGCTTGAGAATAAACTCTTTCCAGGTCTCAAAAGCTCTATAGTGCTTAAAGAAAGCTCTATAGTGCTTAAAGAG GCTATAGATGGTCTTTACTGTGTTGGGGATAGCTGTTTTCCTGGACAAGGAGTTATAGCTGTTGCCTTTTCAGGAATCATGTGTGCTCATAGAGTCACTGCAGATATtg GGCTCGAAAAAAGGTCTCCAGTATTGGATGCTGCTCTTCTTTGGCTGCTTGGATGTTTGAGGAAAATGGCATAA
- the LOC105042408 gene encoding prolycopene isomerase, chloroplastic-like isoform X4, translating into MGVKDTVVPPNTDCHHFILEDDSANLEKPYGSIFLSIPTVLDSSLAPEGHHILHIFTTSCIENWKGLSLKDYEEKKELVANKIISRLENKLFPGLKSSIVLKESSIVLKEVGTPKTHRRFLAQDNGTYGPIPHSIPKVLLGMPFNTTAIDGLYCVGDSCFPGQGVIAVAFSGIMCAHRVTADIGT; encoded by the exons ATGGGAGTCAAAGACACAGTTGTACCTCCTAATACAGATTGCCACCATTTCATTCTTGAG GATGACTCGGCTAACTTAGAGAAGCCCTATGGGAGCATTTTTCTGAGTATCCCAACAGTTCTTGATTCATCTTTGGCTCCAGAAGGACATCATATTCTTCACATTTTTACAACATCTTGCATAGAGAATTGGAAG GGCCTTTCCCTCAAAGACTATGAAGAGAAGAAGGAGCTCGTAGCTAATAAAATTATCAGCAGGCTTGAGAATAAACTCTTTCCAGGTCTCAAAAGCTCTATAGTGCTTAAAGAAAGCTCTATAGTGCTTAAAGAG GTGGGTACACCCAAAACTCACAGGAGATTTCTTGCTCAGGATAATGGTACCTATGGACCAATTCCACATAGTATACCAAAAGTTTTATTGGGAATGCCTTTTAATACAACA GCTATAGATGGTCTTTACTGTGTTGGGGATAGCTGTTTTCCTGGACAAGGAGTTATAGCTGTTGCCTTTTCAGGAATCATGTGTGCTCATAGAGTCACTGCAGATATtg GCACTTAG
- the LOC105042408 gene encoding prolycopene isomerase, chloroplastic-like isoform X2, which yields MGVKDTVVPPNTDCHHFILEDDSANLEKPYGSIFLSIPTVLDSSLAPEGHHILHIFTTSCIENWKGLSLKDYEEKKELVANKIISRLENKLFPGLKSSIVLKESSIVLKEVGTPKTHRRFLAQDNGTYGPIPHSIPKVLLGMPFNTTAIDGLYCVGDSCFPGQGVIAVAFSGIMCAHRVTADIVVQFHLQLSENSSISLVQLERQF from the exons ATGGGAGTCAAAGACACAGTTGTACCTCCTAATACAGATTGCCACCATTTCATTCTTGAG GATGACTCGGCTAACTTAGAGAAGCCCTATGGGAGCATTTTTCTGAGTATCCCAACAGTTCTTGATTCATCTTTGGCTCCAGAAGGACATCATATTCTTCACATTTTTACAACATCTTGCATAGAGAATTGGAAG GGCCTTTCCCTCAAAGACTATGAAGAGAAGAAGGAGCTCGTAGCTAATAAAATTATCAGCAGGCTTGAGAATAAACTCTTTCCAGGTCTCAAAAGCTCTATAGTGCTTAAAGAAAGCTCTATAGTGCTTAAAGAG GTGGGTACACCCAAAACTCACAGGAGATTTCTTGCTCAGGATAATGGTACCTATGGACCAATTCCACATAGTATACCAAAAGTTTTATTGGGAATGCCTTTTAATACAACA GCTATAGATGGTCTTTACTGTGTTGGGGATAGCTGTTTTCCTGGACAAGGAGTTATAGCTGTTGCCTTTTCAGGAATCATGTGTGCTCATAGAGTCACTGCAGATATtg TGGTACAATTTCACCTGCAACTGTCGGAAAATAGTAGCATTTCACTAGTCCAGTTGGAGCGGCAGTTTTAA
- the LOC105042410 gene encoding ABC transporter G family member 22, with protein sequence MDSAAPGTTRTKSDQLEMVGGAQTPSRSASAEAIATAEINGASSLSRKSSSGKKVLGSSPGRKGGHHIRKSRSAQLKLDLEDVSSGAALSRASSASLGFSFSFTGFTAPPEDIVADLRPFSDDDNAIDPEAGGTQKRLISEPTLPIYLKFTEVRYKVILKGVTTSTEKDILHGITGSASPGEVLALMGPSGSGKTTLLSLLGGRISGNILEGSITYNDEQYNKSLKRRIGFVTQDDVLFAHLTVRETLTYTALLRLPKTMTRQQKEERAMDVIYELGLERCQDTMIGGSFVRGVSGGERKRVCIGNEIIINPSLLFLDEPTSGLDSTTALRTIQMLHDIAEAGKTVVTTIHQPSSRLFHKFDKLILLGRGSLLYFGKASEALVYFSSVGCSPLIAMNPAEFLLDLANGNISDVSVPSELDDRVQMENLGSHPRNDKPSPKDVHEYLVEAYETRVADKEKKKLLQPLPISEDLKATIASPKRDWGASWWQQFSILFWRGLKERRHDYLSWMRITQVIATAIILGLLWWHSDGTTSKGQQDQAGLLFFIAVFWGFFPVFTAIFTFPQERAMLNKERAVDMYRLSAYFMARTTSDLPLDLFLPIIFLIIVYFMAGLRQSIEPFFLSMLIVFLSIIAAQGLGLAIGATLMDIKKATTLASVTVMTFMLAGGFFVARVPAFISWVRYISFNYHTYRLLLKVQYDHTPSSLNVTDIDNGTKEVGAMVAMVFGYRLLAYISLRRMKIPNGA encoded by the exons ATGGATTCAGCAGCACCTGGTACcacgaggacgaagtccgaccaACTGGAAATGGTAGGTGGGGCGCAGACGCCGAGCCGCTCTGCATCTGCTGAAGCAATTGCAACAGCAGAGATCAATGGTGCATCAAGCCTGTCAAGGAAGTCAAGTTCCGGCAAGAAGGTGCTGGGATCCTCACCGGGAAGGAAAGGGGGGCACCATATCAGGAAATCGAGAAGCGCACAGCTTAAGCTGGACCTGGAGGATGTGAGCAGCGGTGCAGCCTTAAGCCGAGCCTCCAGTGCCAGCTTgggcttctccttctccttcactGGCTTCACAGCCCCACCTGAAGACATCGTTGCTGATTTAAGACCATTTAGCGATGATGACAATG CAATAGATCCTGAAGCTGGAGGCACGCAGAAAAGATTAATTTCAGAACCAACCTTGCCAATATATCTGAAG TTTACAGAGGTTAGATACAAGGTTATCCTCAAAGGTGTAACAACAAGCACTGAGAAAGATATCCTTCACGGCATTACAGGTTCAGCAAGCCCTGGAGAGGTTCTTGCTCTGATGGGACCCTCTGGTAGTGGGAAAACCACTCTCCTTAGCCTCCTCGGCGGAAGAATCAGTGGCAACATACTTGAAGGATCCATCACCTACAACGACGAACAATATAACAAGTCTCTAAAGCGCAG GATAGGGTTCGTGACTCAGGATGATGTTCTATTTGCACATCTTACTGTGAGAGAGACACTAACTTACACGGCTCTTCTTCGACTTCCAAAGACTATGACGAGGCAACAGAAGGAAGAAAGGGCCATGGATGTCATCTATGAGCTCGGACTTGAGAG GTGCCAAGATACTATGATTGGAGGATCATTTGTTCGAGGAGTTTCAGGTGGTGAGAGAAAAAGGGTGTGCATTGGCAATGAGATTATAATCAACCCTTCTTTGCTATTTCTTGATGAACCTACATCTGGCCTGGATTCAACAACAGCCTTAAGAACTATCCAGATGCTACATGACATAGCTGAG GCTGGCAAAACAGTAGTAACTACGATTCACCAACCTTCCAGCAGACTATTTCACAAGTTTGATAAACTGATCCTTCTTGGAAGGGGCAGTTTGCTATACTTTGGGAAAGCCTCAGAAGCTCTGGTTTACTTTTCATCCGTTGGTTGTTCTCCTCTGATTGCAATGAACCCAGCAGAATTTCTGCTAGATCTTGCAAATGGTAACATAAGTGATGTTTCAGTACCTTCAGAATTAGATGATAGAGTGCAGATGGAAAATTTGGGAAGTCACCCAAGAAATGACAAGCCATCTCCAAAAGATGTGCATGAG TACCTGGTGGAAGCCTATGAGACTCGCGTTGctgacaaagaaaagaaaaaacttctGCAACCCCTGCCCATCAGTGAAGATTTGAAGGCGACGATCGCATCACCAAAGAGAGATTGGGGAGCAAGCTGGTGGCAGCAGTTTTCCATATTGTTCTGGAGAGGACTAAAAGAAAGGCGACATGATTATTTGAGTTGGATGAGAATCACCCAAGTTATTGCAACTGCAATTATCCTTGGTCTGCTCTGGTGGCACTCGGATGGTACCACCTCGAAAGGTCAGCAAGATCAG GCAGGATTGCTGTTCTTCATTGCTGTCTTCTGGGGCTTCTTCcctgttttcacagcaatcttcACATTTCCTCAAGAAAGAGCCATGTTGAACAAAGAACGAGCGGTTGACATGTACAGACTAAGTGCCTATTTCATGGCAAGGACAACAAGTGATTTGCCATTAGACCTCTTCTTACCGATTATATTTCTTATAATAGTCTACTTCATGGCGGGCTTAAGACAGAGTATTGAACCATTCTTTCTCAGCATGCTTATTGTGTTTCTCAGTATAATCGCTGCTCAG GGGCTTGGTTTGGCAATTGGAGCTACTCTGATGGACATCAAGAAAGCAACTACTTTAGCTTCGGTGACAGTCATGACCTTCATGTTGGCTGGTGGGTTCTTTGTGGCG AGAGTTCCTGCCTTCATATCATGGGTCCGCTACATATCTTTCAACTATCACACTTACAGACTGCTACTCAAGGTGCAGTATGACCACACACCAAGCTCCTTAAATGTCACTGATATCGACAATGGTACCAAGGAAGTTGGTGCCATGGTTGCCATGGTGTTTGGGTACCGTCTCTTGGCATATATTTCCTTGAGACGAATGAAGATCCCTAATGGTGCTTGA